In one window of Macrotis lagotis isolate mMagLag1 chromosome 5, bilby.v1.9.chrom.fasta, whole genome shotgun sequence DNA:
- the KLHL31 gene encoding kelch-like protein 31: MAPKKKTVKKNKGEVNEMTIIVEDSPLNKLNALNSFLEGGNGLNCISSEVTDASYGPNLLEGLSRMRQENFLCDLVIGTKTKSFNVHKSVMASCSDYFYNILKKDPSTQRVDLNDVSPVGLATVIAYAYTGKLTLSLYTIGSIISAATYLQIHTLVKMCSDFLIREISVENCMYVANIAETYNLKTTKAAAQKFIRDNFIEFSETDQFLKLTFEQINELLVDDDLQLPSEIVAFQIATKWLEFDQKRVKYAADLLSNIRFGTISAQDLVNYVQSVPRMMQDADCHKLLVDAMNYHLLPYHQNTLQSRRTRIRGGFRVLVTVGGRPALTEKSLSRDVLYRDPENGWSKLTEMPAKSFNQCVTVMDGFLYVAGGEDQNDARNQAKHAVSNFCRYDPRFNTWIHLASMNQKRTHFSLNVFNGLLFAIGGRNSDGCLSSIECYVPSTNQWQMKKSLEVARCCHASAVVDGKILVTGGYINSAYSRSVCMYDPANDDWHDKSILSTPRGWHCAVSLSERVYVMGGSQVGPRGERVDVIPVECYNSYTSQWSYVAPLQTGVSTAGASTLNGRIYLVGGWNEIEKKYKKCIQCFNPDLNEWIEDDELPEATVGVSCCTISMPNNMARESRASSVSSVPVSI; encoded by the exons ATGGCGCCCAAAAAGAAGACTGTCAAAAAGAACAAAGGAGAGGTCAACGAGATGACAATAATTGTAGAAGACAGCCCACTCAACAAACTGAATGCTTTAAACAGTTTTTTAGAAGGAGGAAATGGATTGAATTGTATCTCATCAGAAGTAACAGATGCCTCATATGGACCTAACCTCTTGGAAGGATTAAGCAGAATGAGACAGGAGAACTTTCTCTGTGATTTAGTCATTGGCACCAAAACCAAATCCTTCAATGTTCACAAGTCAGTGATGGCCTCCTGTAGTGActatttttacaacatattaaAGAAGGATCCATCCACTCAAAGAGTAGATCTCAATGATGTGTCACCAGTTGGCCTGGCTACTGTGATTGCTTATGCCTATACTGGAAAGCTAACTCTTTCCTTGTATACAATAGGAAGCATCATATCTGCTGCTACCTACCTTCAGATCCATACCCTTGTGAAGATGTGCAGTGACTTTCTAATACGGGAAATCAGTGTTGAGAATTGTATGTATGTTGCTAACATAGCAGAAACCTATAACCTAAAAACCACTAAAGCAGCTGCCCAGAAATTTATCCGGGACAACTTCATCGAATTTTCAGAAACTGATCAGTTCCTAAAACTTACTTTTGAGCAGATAAATGAACTCCTGGTAGATGATGACCTGCAACTGCCTTCTGAAATAGTCGCATTCCAGATCGCAACCAAATGGTTAGAATTCGACCAAAAGAGAGTAAAATATGCTGCTGATCTCTTAAGCAATATTCGCTTTGGTACTATCTCTGCTCAAGACCTAGTCAACTATGTTCAATCTGTACCCAGGATGATGCAAGATGCAGATTGTCATAAGCTTCTTGTGGATGCCATGAATTATCATTTACTCCCATATCACCAAAACACATTGCAGTCCAGGCGCACGAGAATCCGAGGGGGTTTTCGAGTTCTAGTCACTGTTGGGGGAAGGCCTGCCCTCACTGAAAAATCCCTTAGTAGAGATGTCTTGTACAGGGACCCTGAGAATGGATGGAGCAAGCTAACTGAAATGCCTGCCAAGAGCTTTAATCAGTGTGTGACTGTGATGGATGGATTTCTGTATGTGGCTGGTGGAGAAGACCAGAATGATGCAAGGAACCAAGCCAAGCATGCAGTCAGCAATTTCTGCAG ATATGACCCCCGTTTCAACACGTGGATACACCTGGCCAGTATGAATCAGAAACGCACTCATTTCAGCCTCAACGTTTTCAACGGACTCCTTTTTGCAATAGGCGGCCGCAACTCAGACGGCTGCCTGTCTTCCATTGAATGTTACGTGCCTTCCACCAACCAGTGGCAGATGAAGAAGTCTCTGGAGGTGGCAAGGTGCTGCCACGCCAGCGCTGTGGTCGATGGCAAGATCCTAGTGACGGGAGGCTACATCAATAGCGCTTATTCCCGTTCAGTGTGTATGTATGACCCTGCTAATGATGACTGGCATGATAAGTCGATTCTTAGCACCCCACGAGGCTGGCACTGCGCCGTCTCTCTCAGCGAACGGGTCTATGTAATGGGGGGAAGCCAGGTAGGGCCCAGAGGGGAAAGGGTGGATGTGATTCCAGTGGAGTGCTACAATTCTTACACGAGTCAGTGGAGTTACGTCGCTCCTCTTCAGACGGGAGTCAGCACAGCTGGGGCTTCGACACTCAATGGTAGGATTTACTTGGTGGGAGGCtggaatgaaatagaaaagaaatacaagaaatgcATCCAGTGCTTCAATCCCGACCTTAATGAATGGATTGAGGATGATGAGTTGCCTGAAGCCACTGTGGGAGTATCGTGCTGTACGATTTCTATGCCTAACAATATGGCGCGGGAATCTAGGGCTAGCTCTGTATCCTCCGTACCAGTTAGTATCTAA